The DNA sequence ATAATTCGATAGTTCATCCTTTAATTTCCTGTATATCTCAGGATCAGAAGTAATTCTTAATGTTAAGTCAACTGCTTCAGCATACATTCTTGTAATGAATTCATCTACTCTGTCTGTAACAAGAGCGGGATAAGTTCCATTTATCGGGAATGTTCCGCCAATTGTCACACTAATCTTTCCAACAGAAAATGCATCCCCGCTTACTTTTGTATCTTGAGTAAATTGGGGATATGCTGTCATAGCAAAAATCATCAGGAAACAAAATAGAGTAGCTGCTTTCATTTTATTAAACCTCATTCTCCACAGTATTATCTGGAAGAATATTGTAATTTATAATAGTTCTGATAGTCACCGGATATTATTTCTTTCCACCATTTCTCGTTCTCTAAATACCAATTAATGGTGTTCTTGATGGCAGATTCAAAAGAAAAGTCTGGCTGCCAGTTGAGTTCATTTTTTATTTTTGTAGAATTGATGGCATATCTTCTATCGTGACCAGGTCTGTCCTTCACATATTGAATCAACTCCTCGGATTTTCCCAAATGCTTTAGAATTAATTTTACAATTTCGATGTTAGGTTTTTCCGTGCTTGCACCAATGTTGTAAACCTCTCCAATTTTCCCCTTCTCCAAAACAAGCTCAACTGCTTTGTTGTGATCAATCACAAAAATCCAATCACGCACATTCATTCCATCTCCATAAACAGGAAGCTTTTTATTATTCATCGCATTTATTATCATCAGTGGAATTAATTTTTCCGGGAATTGATACAATCCATAATTATTAGAACATCTGGTAATTACAACCGGGACATGATATGTGTGGTGAAAAGCGAGTGCCATCATATCTGCAGAAGCTTTACTTGCAGCATACGGACTGTTCGGCTGCAGCGGAGTTGTTTCTTCAAATTGTCCCTCCGGACCAAGACTGCCGTATACTTCATCAGTTGATATCTGAACAAATTTTTCAACACCAAATCTTTTTGCATTTTCAAGAAGAACGTTTGTGCCAAGTACGTT is a window from the bacterium genome containing:
- the rfbB gene encoding dTDP-glucose 4,6-dehydratase; the protein is MKKILVTGGAGFIGSNFINHILKNRSDVFIVNLDKLTYAGNLNNLKDVENHPNYSFVKGDIVNDELVSYLFQKYEITHVINFAAESHVDRSILGSEVFFRTNVLGTNVLLENAKRFGVEKFVQISTDEVYGSLGPEGQFEETTPLQPNSPYAASKASADMMALAFHHTYHVPVVITRCSNNYGLYQFPEKLIPLMIINAMNNKKLPVYGDGMNVRDWIFVIDHNKAVELVLEKGKIGEVYNIGASTEKPNIEIVKLILKHLGKSEELIQYVKDRPGHDRRYAINSTKIKNELNWQPDFSFESAIKNTINWYLENEKWWKEIISGDYQNYYKLQYSSR